One genomic segment of Spiroplasma endosymbiont of Poecilobothrus nobilitatus includes these proteins:
- a CDS encoding IS3 family transposase, whose protein sequence is MKKQNNKEFKLNIINLYKSGKPVKLLSKEYNFSWHTIYLWIKTYNAKGEESLEWGHGTQIKSGTRKRGVANKPLELMTKKEIYEYAKQFEELSKYLSLSVKNKYKKIYELSNIYTIVSLCKIFKVSRAGYHKWLCLGKPKYNKWNNLIADIIQSTYHNFKRIYGYNMIALWLKKLYDLDLNPWVVYRYMKQMKLKAIIRKKRFNYKKLSGQLRYENILNRNFSTTGINQKIGTDITYLTTNNKTYYLSIVKDFHTN, encoded by the coding sequence ATGAAAAAACAAAACAACAAAGAATTTAAACTAAATATTATTAATTTATACAAAAGTGGAAAACCTGTAAAATTACTTTCAAAGGAATATAATTTTTCATGACATACTATTTATTTATGAATTAAAACATATAATGCAAAGGGTGAAGAAAGTTTAGAATGAGGTCATGGAACACAAATAAAAAGTGGAACTAGAAAGCGTGGTGTTGCCAATAAACCATTAGAGTTAATGACAAAGAAAGAAATATATGAATATGCAAAACAATTTGAAGAATTATCAAAGTACTTATCCCTAAGCGTAAAAAATAAATATAAAAAAATTTATGAATTATCTAATATTTATACAATTGTATCTTTGTGTAAAATATTTAAAGTTTCCAGAGCTGGTTATCATAAATGATTATGTTTGGGGAAACCAAAATATAATAAATGAAATAATTTAATTGCTGATATTATTCAATCAACATATCATAATTTTAAAAGAATCTATGGTTATAATATGATTGCATTATGACTAAAAAAATTATATGATTTAGATCTTAATCCATGAGTAGTATATAGATATATGAAACAAATGAAATTAAAAGCTATAATTAGAAAAAAAAGATTCAATTATAAAAAACTTTCTGGTCAATTAAGATATGAAAATATTCTAAATAGAAATTTTTCTACAACTGGAATTAACCAAAAAATTGGAACAGATATTACATATTTAACTACTAATAACAAAACATATTATTTATCTATAGTAAAAGATTTTCATACTAATTAA
- a CDS encoding DivIVA domain-containing protein: MKTIKLRATDIINKEFQVDYQGYDPNEVDKFLDMVATDYRVFEGITDYFNKEIKYLRQQLNDLQDKNDVLRAQLDETKAQKARLEEEGFSKADLIKRIHNLEGKINND; this comes from the coding sequence ATGAAAACAATTAAATTACGAGCAACGGATATTATTAATAAGGAATTCCAAGTTGATTATCAAGGCTATGATCCAAATGAAGTTGATAAATTCTTAGATATGGTTGCAACAGATTATCGAGTTTTTGAAGGAATTACAGATTACTTTAATAAGGAAATCAAGTACTTGCGTCAACAATTAAATGATTTGCAAGATAAAAATGATGTTTTAAGAGCTCAACTTGATGAAACAAAAGCTCAAAAAGCCCGTTTAGAAGAAGAAGGTTTTTCAAAAGCGGATTTAATAAAGCGAATTCATAACTTAGAAGGAAAAATAAATAACGATTAG
- a CDS encoding Holliday junction resolvase RecU: protein MTKSYFKTKTGCDYYGLYQGHYIEFESKESNQQKFNLNNFKTHQLQQLALVHNHHGISFIIIYFHYYDRYFILSYQKLIEWIKLMSTKQIPLLYFIENGHELFLVFPNFLDFEPILNQLINYI from the coding sequence ATCACAAAAAGTTATTTTAAAACAAAGACTGGATGTGATTATTATGGACTTTATCAAGGTCATTATATTGAATTTGAATCAAAAGAAAGCAATCAACAAAAATTTAATTTAAACAATTTTAAGACCCATCAATTACAACAATTAGCATTAGTTCATAATCATCATGGCATTAGTTTTATTATTATTTACTTTCATTACTATGATCGTTATTTTATTTTATCATATCAAAAATTAATAGAATGAATAAAATTAATGTCAACAAAACAAATACCACTTTTATATTTTATTGAAAATGGCCATGAACTTTTTTTAGTTTTTCCTAATTTTCTTGATTTTGAACCAATTCTTAATCAATTAATCAATTATATTTAG
- a CDS encoding DnaD family protein has product MLNSLFNKGSINKWRFLLSYYKLINLSEEQLVLIMLIMNCSSSDKRFITPLEIANHSNFSEDQAKKMLDHLKQAGFIDIKMKKSVLEMDLSPIFNKIIIAIENLELNVEKKILFEKVNQILQHPLNEHEKATLNTYLENKISDFQLTLIINNDQNAKLTFKELLKFIDNYLKNKPKSLTKYNWLID; this is encoded by the coding sequence ATGTTAAATAGTTTATTTAACAAAGGAAGTATTAATAAGTGGCGTTTTTTGTTAAGTTATTATAAATTAATAAATTTGTCAGAAGAACAGTTAGTATTAATCATGTTGATTATGAACTGTTCTTCTTCTGATAAAAGGTTTATTACGCCATTAGAAATTGCAAATCATTCTAATTTTAGTGAAGATCAAGCAAAAAAGATGTTAGATCATTTGAAACAAGCTGGTTTTATTGATATTAAAATGAAAAAAAGTGTTTTAGAAATGGATTTATCACCAATTTTTAATAAGATCATTATTGCAATTGAAAACCTAGAATTAAATGTTGAAAAAAAGATTTTATTTGAAAAAGTAAATCAAATTTTACAGCATCCTTTAAATGAACACGAAAAAGCAACTTTAAATACTTATTTAGAAAATAAAATTTCTGATTTTCAATTAACCTTAATTATTAATAATGATCAAAATGCAAAACTAACTTTTAAAGAATTACTGAAGTTTATTGATAATTATCTTAAAAATAAACCAAAATCATTAACTAAATATAATTGATTAATTGATTAA
- a CDS encoding HU family DNA-binding protein, translating to MSKKELAAQIAEKFTDVLSKTHAEEITNFVFDHIKKDLVAGKEVSIAGFGKFAVTERAARDGRNPSTGETIKIPASKSAKFKAGKHLKTDLNNN from the coding sequence ATGTCAAAAAAAGAACTAGCAGCGCAAATTGCCGAAAAATTTACTGATGTGTTATCAAAAACACACGCAGAAGAAATTACAAATTTTGTTTTTGATCATATTAAAAAAGATTTAGTTGCTGGAAAAGAAGTCTCAATTGCAGGATTTGGTAAATTTGCTGTAACTGAAAGAGCAGCAAGAGATGGAAGAAATCCGTCAACAGGAGAAACAATTAAAATTCCAGCTTCTAAATCAGCTAAATTTAAAGCAGGTAAACATTTAAAAACTGATTTAAACAATAATTAA
- a CDS encoding Pr6Pr family membrane protein, with protein MISKIKLAWKQIYKLFFAIVGLAILGWEFINGILNQNDIMNRYNGDYTVYTLDFFTTFTCLSNLGILFWFLISGISHHQENKNKIQSCPVALAAACYITITFIIYNCLLLPTQPLPGGAIGWITTVIDHMTNPIAFVIYILFFMENKQEINLKQFFRKNFWKYLLVLLGYCAYAMIRGELRRLSGDHFTWPGN; from the coding sequence ATGATTTCAAAAATAAAATTAGCTTGAAAGCAAATTTATAAACTATTTTTTGCAATAGTTGGCCTTGCTATTTTAGGATGAGAGTTCATTAATGGAATTTTAAATCAAAATGATATTATGAACCGCTATAATGGCGATTACACCGTATATACATTAGATTTTTTTACAACTTTTACATGCTTATCAAACCTAGGAATCTTATTCTGATTCTTAATTAGTGGAATTAGCCATCATCAAGAAAATAAAAATAAAATTCAATCATGCCCAGTTGCACTAGCAGCAGCTTGTTATATTACAATTACTTTTATTATTTACAATTGTTTATTACTGCCAACACAACCTTTACCAGGCGGTGCGATAGGATGAATTACAACAGTTATTGACCATATGACAAATCCAATTGCATTTGTTATTTACATCTTATTTTTTATGGAAAATAAACAAGAAATTAACTTAAAACAATTTTTTAGAAAAAACTTTTGAAAATATTTACTTGTCCTATTAGGATATTGCGCTTATGCAATGATTAGAGGGGAATTACGTCGTCTGTCTGGTGACCATTTTACTTGACCAGGCAATTAA
- the deoC gene encoding deoxyribose-phosphate aldolase, with the protein MKLNKYIDHTLLKPDATIIEIKKLCAEAKEYDFASVCINPTYVQLAHNLLQDSTVNVCVAVGFPLGANATITKVTEISTALADGATEIDMVMNISQFKSNNYDLVRADMAACKKAAGQHIVKVILETCLLSDTEIIKACQLAEKAGLYFVKTSTGFSKAGATIANVKLMKKTVGERMQVKAAGGVLTKADALAMIAAGATRIGTSGGVNIMENKPHRTGY; encoded by the coding sequence ATGAAATTAAATAAATATATTGATCATACTTTATTGAAACCAGATGCAACTATAATAGAGATTAAAAAATTATGTGCTGAAGCAAAAGAATATGATTTTGCATCCGTTTGTATTAATCCAACTTATGTTCAATTAGCGCATAATTTATTACAAGATAGTACAGTTAATGTTTGTGTTGCGGTGGGTTTTCCATTGGGTGCGAATGCTACCATAACAAAAGTGACAGAAATTTCAACGGCATTAGCCGATGGAGCAACAGAAATTGATATGGTAATGAATATTAGTCAATTTAAATCAAATAATTATGATTTAGTTCGTGCCGATATGGCAGCATGTAAAAAAGCAGCTGGGCAACATATTGTAAAAGTAATTTTAGAAACATGCTTATTATCTGATACAGAAATTATTAAAGCGTGTCAGTTAGCAGAAAAAGCAGGTCTTTATTTTGTTAAAACTTCAACAGGTTTTAGTAAAGCAGGTGCAACTATTGCCAATGTTAAACTAATGAAAAAAACAGTTGGAGAACGTATGCAAGTTAAGGCGGCTGGTGGAGTTCTTACTAAAGCTGATGCTTTAGCAATGATTGCAGCAGGAGCAACGCGAATTGGAACAAGTGGTGGAGTTAATATTATGGAAAATAAACCACATCGAACAGGTTATTAG
- a CDS encoding Gfo/Idh/MocA family protein: protein MKEVLLDQYNSVFDETLGKGSLYDVLIYPVELPVSLFRPVKDVKAMSHKLKNGVDINNAVLLQHSNNILTSIVCSKASTGISPSEILSYDTTINVTNLTKLEAITKYNRLTNQTTVLPLGSEHNNKIKMYYELQYFINIINSENYSEMKRLLDYSIAAIRVLEAVQINEE, encoded by the coding sequence ATGAAAGAAGTTTTATTAGACCAATATAATTCTGTTTTTGATGAGACTTTAGGAAAAGGTTCTTTATATGATGTGTTAATTTATCCCGTTGAATTACCAGTTTCTTTATTTAGACCAGTCAAAGATGTTAAAGCAATGAGTCATAAGTTAAAGAATGGTGTTGATATTAATAATGCTGTTCTTTTACAACATAGTAATAATATTTTAACTAGTATTGTTTGTTCAAAAGCATCGACAGGCATTAGTCCTAGTGAAATTTTAAGTTATGATACTACAATTAATGTTACTAATCTAACAAAATTAGAAGCAATTACAAAATATAATCGTCTCACAAATCAAACAACAGTTTTACCATTAGGATCAGAACATAATAATAAAATTAAAATGTACTATGAATTACAGTATTTTATTAATATAATAAATAGTGAGAACTATTCGGAAATGAAGCGGTTATTAGATTACTCAATTGCGGCGATTCGTGTTTTAGAAGCAGTTCAAATTAATGAAGAATAA
- a CDS encoding Gfo/Idh/MocA family protein, which produces MEKAKFFASKNNLLVHIVDNFEDMLDYIDIIYIASPNGLHYQQAKYFLQQQKHVLVEKPATFFAHELIELKQIAEINNFFWWKLLNPYICQIIKFCKQMLIKLNLF; this is translated from the coding sequence TTAGAAAAAGCTAAATTTTTTGCTTCAAAAAATAATTTATTAGTCCATATTGTAGATAATTTTGAAGATATGTTAGATTATATTGATATTATTTATATTGCTTCACCAAATGGTTTGCATTATCAACAAGCAAAGTATTTTTTGCAACAACAAAAGCATGTTTTAGTTGAAAAACCGGCAACTTTTTTTGCACATGAATTAATTGAATTAAAACAAATAGCAGAAATTAATAATTTTTTTTGATGGAAGCTTTTAAACCCTTACATTTGCCAGATTATCAAATTTTGCAAACAAATGTTAATAAAATTAAATCTTTTTTAG
- a CDS encoding 16S rRNA (uracil(1498)-N(3))-methyltransferase: MLQQYRSDVNLVCYEKVAETLSIKQFLQQNFKTITVVIGPEGGFTPHEIAVLSSYQYCPVFY; the protein is encoded by the coding sequence GTGTTACAACAATATCGAAGTGATGTTAATCTTGTTTGCTATGAAAAAGTTGCAGAAACATTATCAATAAAACAGTTTTTACAACAAAATTTTAAAACAATTACAGTTGTAATTGGCCCTGAAGGTGGATTTACTCCACATGAAATTGCGGTTTTATCTTCATATCAATATTGCCCCGTTTTTTATTAG